In Desulfobaculum bizertense DSM 18034, the genomic stretch CTTGGAGATTATCTCAAATTTGAAGACTAGCCGACTCTGGCACGATGTGCAGCGGCTCGAATATGTGCAATGAATCGACTTTCGGCTCGAAGTGCACAAGCAATGAATCCTGCGCATCACGCAGTAGGCAAAATGAAAGCCCAGACTCTTTGTATTCTGGGCTTTCTGCGTGAAAAAAGCATAACGGTTTCGGACCGCAACAGAGCAAAGCCCCTGTTGCATAAGAAAGATTTCCATTCTCCTTTTCCGGAGAAATCATGTACCATCGTACTGAGGACTCAATCTTGCAAAGCTTTTTTTGGCCGAACCACGACTCACGAAAAACTGCGGAGACAACTCCCCGGAGGAAACCATGCGCCATATTCGGCTCTTTTGTATATGCCTTTTTACCCTCAGCACACTTATGCTGAGTTCCTGCGCCCAGGCCGAGGACTCTCTCCTCGTTGCCGGATGGGTAGAAAAAGTCACTGTGTTCACGGACTCCCCACAAGACGGGATTCAAATGAGCGCAAAGCTGGATACCGGAGCAAAAACATCTTCACTCCACGCCGTTGACATCAAAGTCGACAAGGCACACAAACGTGTCAAATTTGTGTACGTCAACGAGGATGGCAAACGCTATAACATAGAGGCCCCCTTCGCCCGTGAAGTCAAAATTAAAAAACGCCCC encodes the following:
- a CDS encoding ATP-dependent zinc protease family protein — encoded protein: MRHIRLFCICLFTLSTLMLSSCAQAEDSLLVAGWVEKVTVFTDSPQDGIQMSAKLDTGAKTSSLHAVDIKVDKAHKRVKFVYVNEDGKRYNIEAPFAREVKIKKRPKGIHIRPVVYLNIKIGEKTIKAEVNLTDRSHFNYHLLIGRRLLQQGILVDSSRTFILPHE